Part of the Mytilus trossulus isolate FHL-02 chromosome 2, PNRI_Mtr1.1.1.hap1, whole genome shotgun sequence genome is shown below.
GCAGTTTTTGAACATTGATTGCAAGCATAAGAAGATAGTTAGGTgcttatgttggtttttttcaaacacGAAATGTTATGATTGTGGGTAATATAATAGTTGTATTTTCTTACAACATACTACATGCAGTACCTATACCATGGGACTGACAGTGTGCTTTGGATAAGAACTGAAGATTATATGATATGTTCAGGCGAACCTTGAAATGTTCTACAGACGTTAAGTAAACGATTGAACatgataataatttgaacagtttgaaatgcattagaaatagttgtatttattttttacatatctacattttgttttcgtttaataccaataatatttgtttttacatgtcTGTATTTTGTGTTCGTtacctatgttatatttttacctgTCTACATTTTGGTTCTCTACCCATATCATTGTTGATGTTTTTTCAACTATTTATTAGAAACCGACTCAAATCCAAAGGGATGGCATTGAtagaaatgtttttgttaaactaATTTGTTCTTCATTGTTTATTCCTGAGCGatgttttgcaatgttttaCCTCTAGTTTTAGTAGTCATTCAGacatttttatgttatctttttaaaagtgaattcattttatctgtttttcttatatctgtttttcttatatttgtttaataattatctcttgttttttaaataaagatatctAAAATAAATCGTGAAGATTATCATGAAAGAGCCCTGTTGTGAGCAACATTTGACATGAATATGCcaatttgtgactttttaaagagatttaaaaaaaatacttgacgATGGATCGCTCTAGATACtgggaaaatgtttttttttataaatgcgCGGAAGCGTTTATCGGCCACGTTGGATAATGGGGGTGCACGTAATGCGCGTAGGTAATTGATCGCTACGTtttaagctgactatgcggtatgggctttgctcattgtggaaggccgtacggtgacctatagttgttaatgtctgtgtcatttttggtctcttgtggacagttgtctcattggcaatcataccacatcttcttttttatacgtTAGATTATTGGGGTAAACGTTTGTATTTTAGAAATACAAGTAGATGGTTTGTGGCTACGTGGGATAATGGAGTAAAATGGggtttttttgggtttttttagaAATGCTTGGATAATTGATCGCTGCGTTTGATTATGGGggtaaatgtttttattcttaaaaatgcAAGTAGATGGTTGGTAGCTGCGTTGGAAATTGGAGGAACACcttcatttaattttagaaatgcGCGTAGACGATTGGTGGCCTCGTTTGAAATTGAGGAGACGGTTTTGTTTTAGGAATATCCGTAGATAATTGATAGCTACGTTGGATATTGGAGTTACACGGTTAATTTTTTAGAAATGCGCGTAGACAATTGGTAGCTACATTGGATAATGGAGGTACACTGATTGCAATGCGCTTAGACGATTACGGTCTGTATATCTGACCTGTAGACAAGTCGCTATGCTCAAATCTGAATTGAGTATCCTTAATTCATTCACACTATTCAAGATCGAAACATCTATTATTCAAGATGACTTTAAAGAACCAAGTTATTCTATTCGTAGACTGATCTTTTACGATAATCTGTACACACCTTGCAGAGTGCATTAGAAATATTAAATAGATTATTAGATATATACCAAAATGAATTGTCTACTGATAAAGGGACAAAACAATACGAAAGTAATATTCAAACTGctaagtcaaaaataaactgactacGCCATGGCAACAAAAGAAAAACGAgtgaaaaaaaccaaacagtACACAGCATATAAAACTAACAACTGATTAACACGAACGCTATCAAACACCTGCAGGGATCTCATGTGCTCCAAAAAGGGTAAGCAGAGATCCAGATATACAAAAGTCATGTGGTACGTCGTGTTTCTCGTGTCAttacaaatcatttgaaaactataattcGATGGGTCACATTCGTAAGATAGAGGACAGATTGTTGTTacgcaaattaaaacataactgtCGACTTATCATCTGTGAAACTAAATATAAGCGTCCGTTAAGTAAATTTTCGAAGGATCAAGTGatcttttcccatcacttggcgtccggcgtcgtccgttaACTTTAAGAaatatcttctcctctgaaaccactgggccaaattgaaccaaacttggccttAATCATCCTAAGGGTttcttggtgttttttttttttaaagtatccaAAAACACCGCCCACCGACCAAGATGGCcacaatggctaaaaatgtgtgtgtgtgttggggggggggggggggaggggtgtAAATGTAAATggtttatatctctgaaactaaagcatttagagcattTGACAGGGtaaaagaaatcaaacaaatcaGACTTCCCGTTGTTAAGATGCTGCCCGGAAAAGGTAAttgttaactattttttttcagttttgtgttttattcttgaatattataaaagatagatataaactgtagcagcaaaaatgttcagccaAGAAAGATCTACACATAAGTCAAATGttcaaaattgtcaatcaagccgttaaggagttattgccctttaaagtgaTTTCTGCAATTAAGTTAATTTCACTATTTTCTcgtaaatttgtatatatatatcttttacaaaaatctcctctTAATATACTTGGCCAAATAGCTCGTAATTACGAGAAAGTTTCTCGAAATTACGCGATAATTATCTCGTAATAACGGGATGAAAATCTTCTTATATCGTAATTACGAGATAGTTTTCTCGTTATTACGCGATGATTATCTCGTAATTAAGCGATTAAATTGTTATCTCGTAATAACGTGATAGTTTTCTCGTAATTATGCGATAAGTATCTCGTTATTACGAGATATACAGCAATGATTGTCTCGTAATTACGCAATAATTATCTCGTAATTACGagataattttctatttattacGCGATAGTTTTCTCGTAACTACGATTTATTTAACTCGTAAATATACAGTTAAAGGTTTATTATCTTATTACCGATCAGTACGTATGTTTGTACTGGGGACATTATATCAATGTTCCTGGTTTGTACTAGCTTTTCTTGTTGTTTGCAATTCATCTGTACAATATAAACTCCATTTTCTTCCAAAAAGAAAAGTGGAAGTGAATTGAATTTGAGTTTTGCTGATTTTAAATCAGATAATTAACTTTCAATGATTAATTTGGAATGttgtttgtcatttattttgtattttggtttgtgtcattttgttttactttacgGAAGTACAAAGAACAGTTCAAAGAACGTCACAGTAACACCACTGGCAACGTTTCGACGTCGTTGTAAAAGATCGTTACATATTGACAAACGTATCGTTGTATTTTGTGATCAAGATTTTACAGATTTACAGATTTTTACTGAATATTACAGATAATTGAAATGAATGTAAGTAATTGAACTAAACTAAACTCTATTTTAAGCAGGTATTGTCAAACTTATGAAGTACTGTAATAGTATGGTTTCAGGAGAGACAAACACTTAACATCATGGACAACCTTGACATGCGTTAGCcgctgtaaaaaataaaataaatctatatcCACATTTAACATGAAAAATGCTAAAGACTCAAATGGAGATATGCGAATATAAATATACCTCTGGTATATAAAATTGTAGACGAACTGTATTAATTATTCATACATGTAATGTGTAGCATGCAAGAATAAATTATCAACTAATGTTAGATATGTaatcaaattaaacatattaaaccATGACTTATCGTAAGAAAAAATAGCAAGGAATGATTGATGTTCAGTTTTAAGAAGAATCGTAGCCTAATTTTCCTTGTCATTTCAGATGGCTGACttcaattataacaattttacccaCGAGGGTTTagaaaaagagaagaaaaagcTGCTTGTTCAGCTTAAGGGGGAGTCCATTTCTAAAGATGGAAGGGAATTTTGGGCTAAGGCGGAGATAATCCAAGAACAATATGAAGATCCATATAGAAGATACGGTTTGTAAATTTGAATACTAGTACTTAGAATTGACCAGATTTAGATGGGACAAAAGCATTCGGTGTAATCTCCAATTACAGAAAGAACTTTACGAAAGAACTTCcaatgtttgatttgtttgatttttatttggtaATTTGGGAACAGAACACGCAGCTGAATTTTGTATAGCTTGTATAGCTTGTGAAGCtgtatgaaaaatgtgcatttttTATAACCTAAAATTGTGtatcttgaataaatatattgaatCCTGTAATTGTGAAAGGCTTACATATTGtcttcttttgtttgttttttaatatctttatttgattttttttattacatttatatagCTGCGGAACCGTTGCTCTGAGCTccttatatgatattttttgatTATTTGCGGACCATATATAAAAATCTGTAGCTCTATGGTCCGTAAGTAGTCAAAAATATCACAATGGCCTGAGATCAACGGTTCAGCTACTAACATATATACTGTTTATGAAGTAATTGACAGAATGTTCACCTAAATTGATAAAAGATAAGATAGACATTGtcgaaaaatcaaatatgattttatacatttaattctttaattaatgaacacaaatgtatatcaaaatGCAATAAATTATCATTTAGTCGGATTTGATTAATGGATGAGTAatgaacagttttttttttctgtcttcttGTAGAATATACAAGCAGGAAGTTGTTtactcaatttaaaaaagaggcACAGACAGAGTCAGAGTTAAAGTTCTGGACACAACTTGAACAAAAGAGAGGCGCATACAGGTATCCCGAGGATGATAGCTTCATCTGTGGAGATGTATTAGGTTTGTTGAAATAATTATTCTTATTTAAATGAAAGTGAATTATTGAATGCATTAAACTTAGAAAAACAGATCTCTATACAAAGAAACACGAAAATGCAGTTGAAATGAGATATTGAATCAGGAACATAGGTCAAAACTTACAAAACATTTGCTTAAAGTTAATTAAATTAGTTTTGTAAACgtacaaatttttaaaacatggaaCTCACAGTTCTGCATATTGTTctagtcctataacatatgacttcgcattcttattcaatttttaacgtttttatactgatattttcattttttattttttttgaatgcgAAGTCATATCGATATACGTTAAATTCCTTTAGCACTTTCCGACATGATTTCAGGTCGGAACAAAAATGCTTCAATATTCTTtctatgtcaaatatttaacgggccaaatatcattttaaataacttGAGGAcgaaaactatttaaaaaattacttaCTTGTGCTAAAGAAATAGTTAATCAATCactttaagaaaattttattcTCGAGTCGGAGCTCAATAACACCAGTTTAAATATGGCGCCcagatttgattaattttcgaaatgtaaaatccaaataaaaaaaacgaacttATGGCATCGTTTAACGAAAATCGGTTTCAATGTTGTTTAAACGTAGTTTATAGCTTTAAGATACAGAATAGAATacagtttgttgaaaaaagacaaaaaggaaATTCTTATTAGCGTTTTATGAAATCTATCCTTGAAAGAAGGGAGTTAATTTGTCACACCACATTATCAATCATGCATtgtgaaaagttttttttaaaatctcaatCGCAAACACTCCCACATTTTCCCTAAGAGAAccattgtgttttaataaaatcaaaaccccctacccccccccccccccccccattacAGAATTTTGTTTCAGAACCTTGATAAAGGGAAACgttgaaaaataagaataaaaatgtttttcttgtgtctttataattattatgtatACCTTAgtaatttcaattaatattttgtcagtCTCTTGAATAGTTcccaaatatatgaaataaaatttgttatatgGGCATTTCTGAACGATGTTTTGCatttagtatatataaaaaagggtgtgaatgccaatgatacaactctccaccgaagtcacaatttataaaagtaaaccattataggtaaaacaaaaagtcactgtcttcaacacggagtcttggctgACACCGATCAGCAAGATATAAATGGCCcaaacattactagtgtaaaaccactcaaacgggaaaaccgacgcggtctaatctatataaaaacgagaaaacttgaacttatgaaccacatcaacaaactacaactactgaacatcagattcatgacttaggacaggtgcaaacaattgcaacgagtttaaacattttaattatatcaaacattcgcctttatctgaaacaatggtgtaacattgtatttataatacCCCGTTTTAGATAGTAAAACCTGCCCCTTTCAAATACaaggagaaaaaaacatattcccATTTCAGACAAATGAGCTGAAAATGCAACCCTGTCCGTCGGAACATACCCGTCTCGGTATCATATTTATCTAGTGAGTATCCAACAGGTACAAGTAAAATGGCCATTGGAGAAGTGTCACACAAAACAACCATTTCATGTATGGAATACTTACCgtttttgttgtataaaaaaaaggtgTCCAAGTCCCCATCGGATAGGGAATTAGTATAAAAAGAATTCAGAGTAtgtgtttaattatttaataaagcAAATAATGATAGGGGCTATGTTTGTGGAAGGGGGGCGTACGCCCATTACGCCCTTGcgtggatccgcccctgaaaattacaataatttccTGAAGCTAGATGTCCTCGTCTGCAAACGATAATTGAATAGCATGTCCTTGGTATTCATTCCAGTGTCTGGTAGAAAAGATtggacacaataaaaaaaaaataacctctaatatttttgtctttatagATACTATCAATTTACGCCATCTTTAGTTTCAGACGAATTGATCGAAAAATATCGGTGAGCTCATCTTTTTAGTGAACTCGCAAGTtccaaattgaaagagttggtgttgctttgtttcataaaaaataatggccaacatagatacaagtatcttgtcttagggagggataaatcctactttgtaaaggaccactctgattcaaacaaaaaattctctgataCTGACATTATCgacaagatgcttgatttcttaattgataacatatttgttacgttcggaggacgtgtttttcaacagatcGGTATTCCAATGTGaacaaattgtgcccctcttcttggcGACTTggttctttattattatgatgctgacttcatacaggaattTCTTAGAaataaagataagaagttagcaatatcctttaactctactttccgctatataaattatgttctttcactaaataattcaaaatttggtgactatgtttaACGCATCTATCCCACCGAACTGGAGATAatggatacaacagatacagttaagtaggcctcatatcttgatttacatagatctagaaattgacaataagggtcggttgaaaacgaaactttacgacaaaagagatgatttctgCTTTCAAATTgcgaactttccatttctaagtagcaacattccagactgttacacaaatgatatcggatatgttccttacgtcgtaacttcaATCTCCTTCCCTTTAAtgatgtgacctaccgaatttgactatttacaggatttgttatcacataagcaacacgacggatgccacatgtggaacaggatatgcttacccttccgaagcacctgagatcacccctaggttttggtagggttcgtgttgcttattctttagttttatatgatgtgtcatgtgtactgttgtttgtgtgtttgtctttttcatttttagccatggcgttgtcagtttattttcgattaatgagtttgactgtccctttagtataTGTCGTCCCTCCTTTCCAAGCCAAACCATTACCTCCGGCTCACAACTTGCAATACGATCTACAAGTTTGCACAAAGTCATGgttgtttatgacgtctttacactaaatccataggatgttggatgtgtacggattgattgtttagtcttagatgcatgattatatattagttgttagtggctttgaacttgCCGtaagataactgcgagtactctcagatctgttcattgtgtctttttgtgtcgggatgtataagtaccccgccacgttcacttgtatttttgtctatctgatgagttaagcctttttcaactgatttttatagttcgttcttatgttgtactgttataccactgtcacaggttagggagagggttgggatcccgctaacatgtttaaccacgccaattatttatgaatgtacctgtcccatgtcaggagcctgtaattcagtggttgtcgtttgtttatgtgttacatatttgtaattcgttaattttttttttacatacatgaggtagttagttttctcgtcaAAATTGTTTAACAGTGTTTAATGGGggcttttatatctgactatgcggtatgggctttgctcattgttataggccgtacggttacctataatttttaatgtttgtcattttggtcttttgtggaaagttgtctcattggcataataccacatcttcttttttatatttcctacAATTTTGGTGCTCCTACTGGCTTACTTATAGCCACCAAATCTGTCTTATTGCTTACGCACTGCGTGTTGAGGCATTTTGTGAAAAAAGAATGTCCCATGTAATTTCCCGCGGATGACCATGTTGATATCATAGACACGTTTTCTCGCCAATAGATTGATTTGCACAAttagtaaacatggtaaagtctgaaatatttctttttcatatcaTACACGAAGTAGCAGttatttaattatacatgtttgatgtctacaatttttcaaataaagataacCAAAAAATAGATGTTTGTTAAAGTACGGTTACAAGTATTTCAGACAATTAAAACTAAAtgccaaaaaattgaaaaattcaaatttaatataattgttttgcTCTGTCTTGGAGTAAAGGCATATAACCCATATAATAAATTCATAGAAATGTTCCATAAAAGTACACACCAAGACTCAAAAgatagaattttaaaggaatttCAAACTGAAAGAAAGAATGACCCGATGTGTGATTGCTATAGTTATTTTGGGTATGGTCTAAACATACGGGACGTAGACTTGTTTGTACATATTGGATGCCCTAAATCTATACTCTTTTAGTGGCAAGAGGCAGGGCTGAGGCCGTTGTGCGAGAGATGGCCGACAAGAGTTAAGTCTCATTTACGACATGTTCACTACATGTCTTTGAAAAATACCGCTAGAGATAATCGTACAGAACAAAGATAGCAAGTTGCAAGTCTGTCGGAAAGTAATATATGCAGTGGATGCGACTTGGAACATTGTGATTGTTCTTCCTGTAGATCTTGTTCTGTGCGCATTAAAAAGTGTCCATGCCAAAAGAGATGCTTTTGCAATGTACAGACTTTCCTTAACCAAGAATGTGTTGATGACAAACTAAGTTAAAAGTTTCTTGTGGCATTTGCAACTAATAGTTGAATGAAGATTTCTTCGCTCACCCATGGAGTTGTACATAGAGACTTGTCTGGTTAAAACTGAATTGTATAATAAATGTCAATACGGTAAATCCGACTAATGGGTGAATGAAGATTGCTTCGCTCGTCCAAGGAGTTGTTCGGTTCAAACTAGACTGTACATTAAATAATGATACTATCATCGGTGTTCcacttcaatttttatttaaaaaccaagTATAAaccataattataaaattattcaattgaGCCAATGCAATGTTATCAAACtgtaaactaaatataaaatcattcctGACTTAGAAGAAAATGACTGAGATAGTTCAGCTGTATGTGCTCAGGGAGACCGTTAATTGAATATTAATCAGCTTTGAGTATACCGATCATTTacagtttttttatattctatctagtttttattttagttacaaagaaaatcttcatgtaaatttatcatataacaaaataacttCTGTTATCTTATAGTGAGGGTTTATCATCATGTGCTCCTATTCAAAGGAGGTTTACACACAGAAGAATaaaatttcgtttcgtttcACGAAGGAATCCGTTTTTGTATTAGCCGTTTTGAAAGTTGATGAATgttgaaaaatgttgaattgttATATTATGACACATTTTCGTTGGATTTAAAGcaatattatatgatatttcgCTTCTTAGTATGATTGGACACACTTAAAAACAAGGTACACATGttgatttgagaaaaaaaatttgctacGCGAATTTTACCTATCGCGATATGACCTCGGGTggcacattgatagtaaaaagaaaatatcagaaCAGCAAATAGAAATAGTGAATAATGCCCCCGaggtcatatgttataggactacATATTGTTCCTGGACAGTTCCTGATagttttcagttattttcaagtatttttcatatattctaGATGAAGAAACGGAGGACGAAGCCGATATTGTTCAAACTAAAGTCGATTATGTACAACTTGAATCCAGCAGTGGAATATATGAAGCAGGAAACAAAAGAGATAATTTTGATAAGGAACAAGATGAAACCAGAAATGACAAACAGAACAAACTAGCAGAGACAGCAACTAAAAACCAGGACATTAGACCGAAAACTGTTGGTAAGTTTTTAATAGCAGCATCCTGACTCCATCAAAATTacgcaatatttttttaattcaaattgttaCTTTTATATAGTCCTAGTGGAACAATCGGAAAAGAGCAAATATGATAGGGTCACAAACTTCACTGTTTGAATCTAGTAGCCCttttcacacaaaaaaatacgATTGAGATTGATCGTAAGTACACTGACTTATTCATAACTTagtcgtaagtttttttttataaaacccGACTCTGTAATCAAAATTCGAGTGCAAATATTCCAAACACTTATAACTAAACGTTAtgtgtttaaattttgacaGCAGTTGCTATCCGAGTCAACAACTATAGTGCCTGTATGATTAGAAAAAGCAACATTTCTCTAGGTAAGAACACATGGCCACTTAAGGGTTTCATATTTCAAATCACAATATCAAGATACTTTtaattaatacatttatttccaTATGCATCCATATGCATCAGATTTTACTGTTGTAATCGAGGgaagttttgaaatatatttttttatctcaaattttatcgtgcaattttaaaaaaaaaaattattaacaacGTCAATTATTTGCAGAGTCTTCCTCTCTAGCTTACATCCATCAAAAGGAAGATCCTACGTGGACAGATATATCTTTGAAGGTATGAAGTTTTTAACTAACCATAGTATGCACTGCGGAAAGAAAGAGAAAAACACATAATGCGTGTACCtatcataataaaaacaagGATGTGTGGTATGGTTACAATGAAAAACACAATCCACTAGAAACAACAGAATGGTGgtgtaaacaaatacagttcattgtacggtcttcaaataaaaaaagacaaaaaccgTAAAGCaagctaaaaaataaaaacgcaTGGCCAAACTACTCAAAAGAGAAACCaacgactgttttataatacaattttagcaacaacaagaaaaacaattatagcTAGCTTATAAAGATACACACTTGATAGTAGGCTCTGGTTATATTTCATACAGTACGAGATGAAAACGTCTTGTCTCCTACCCACATGTAACAACTAAGACTACGGCTATCATTTTTGATCAGACACAcgataaatgaattttatttatatagttatataaCAGATACATAACTATCTACATACGAATTTTAATTTAACAGATGGGCATTCAAAACAAAAGTATAAGAGGATATAAGCTTAAATTCATGATATACAGACAAGATCACGTGACAACCGTCTGTCTGCtgaagttttctttttattaatatgtcatttattaaaatttcgcAGAACGACATTGAATTGGATATTCCCGACAAAAACGAGAGGAAAATTATGGAAAAGGAGGAAAAGAAGAAGgaaaaaataacaatcaaatTATCTAAAGCTGATAAGAAAAGAAGACAGAAGGAAGATAACAAATCTAAAAAGAAACAGACAAAAGGTATAACACAAGTATAAATCTGTGATAACAACATTTTAGACAATTCAAAAATATCTGATTTATGctacaaaaaaagataaagcgAACTCTATATGTAAAGTAGACAGCAAAGTATGATCATAGACTCATAGTTTGTGATAGACACAAAGGGATGTTAAACATGTACGAGAGCACGAAAACCTCcctttcctttaaaaaatatactcatgtgctttaattacatgtacaagGGTCTATTGTGAAAATCTAGGtaatagaataaaattgagaatggaaatggggaatgtgtcaaagagacaacaacccgaccaaataaaaaaaaacaacagcagaaggtcaccaacaggtcttcaatgtagcgagaaattctcgcacccggaggcgtccttcagctggcccctaaacaaatatatactagttcagtgataatgaacgccatactaatttccaaattgtacacaagaaactaaaattaaaataatacaagactaacaaaggccagaggctcctgacttgggacaggcgcaaaaatgtggcggggttaaacatgtttgtgatatctcaaccctccccctatacctctaaccaatgtagaaaagtaaaaacataacaatacgcacattaaaatccagttcaagagaagtccgagtctgatgtcagaagaggtaaccaaagaaaataaacaaaatgacaataatacataaataacaacagactgcTAGTAGTTAAACTTGTTCCtaaatagaaaattgaatatcttTATCTTTCGTAAATAGCGTGAAGTATAAACACACCTGTGTCTACAGAACACATGGAtgatataaatttaacaataaaaaaaatagatgtaaCACATTCAGTTTTGTTGGTCTAACTTTTTTGTAGTACATTGTATTTCTTTTCAGACGAACTTAAAAAGGCAAAGAAATCAACCATCAGAGATTTCATCAATTCGCTGTTTTCTTGTTTccgaaaatagaaaaaaagagaagaaataTCATAGACTCCTTAtttattttgtggtttaaattatgtattatattttctaattaaattattattttattttatatctttttgtttttaataaaataataaactataCGCAAAACCAAACACGGACATAAACAAAACCCAGTAGTTCTTTTAACGTATCAGCTCTTCAGTTCAAGTTGGTAACATTTGAAGATGAGATGGTTTGATCAAAGTTTTTCCCTTCTTAACGAAAATTCACGTAACTTTTGTGCATATCCATCAATAATGCACGAAGTGTCAATACGTTATATATATGTACGCAATATGGACCTGTTTCATATTTCTAGGTCtgcaggcccgtagccaggaattttcAAAGGGGGAttcgtttgactcacaaaccgactttaacagtcacaattcgaacagaacattgactttaacagtgcttatttgttttcaaggggggggggggggggggttcgtccgaacccccccTGGCTACAGGTATGGTCTGTAGTCGATTTATGTCGTACTTAAGCagcaatttttcaatttgtcacTCCACTATTACTGAGTGGATGGATATCATAAACAGTGGACGGGAACTTGAAGGCACATCAGCGctcttttcttatttttgttctAGCGTAGAAAGCTCGTATTCTGTATCGGAAAATGggaacaatatataaaaattctgtTGAATGGAAGAAAATGTGAAAAgctgtattttttaaaaatatattttattcagatatatgttatatatatattcaaaaaacGTGATGACGATATACAGTGCTTCAGTTTCCAAAGTTTTTGATTAAACTGCTATGACACACAATAAGATCtggagatgtagtatgattg
Proteins encoded:
- the LOC134705297 gene encoding uncharacterized protein LOC134705297 codes for the protein MNMADFNYNNFTHEGLEKEKKKLLVQLKGESISKDGREFWAKAEIIQEQYEDPYRRYEYTSRKLFTQFKKEAQTESELKFWTQLEQKRGAYRYPEDDSFICGDVLDEETEDEADIVQTKVDYVQLESSSGIYEAGNKRDNFDKEQDETRNDKQNKLAETATKNQDIRPKTVESSSLAYIHQKEDPTWTDISLKNDIELDIPDKNERKIMEKEEKKKEKITIKLSKADKKRRQKEDNKSKKKQTKDELKKAKKSTIRDFINSLFSCFRK